From Acidobacteriota bacterium, a single genomic window includes:
- a CDS encoding EAL domain-containing protein has translation MTAKEKVNEALLWTTVALGAAALAFAIVRFPFSIVDNRFLWFTAAAIVLTTFLQVQLPRTKIHFTISDSVIFVALLLYGGEVGIVVAAVESVYTSLNLKRKGVPIGLRTLLLNCSIASVATLVTVIVARTVFPSIKSASQTTTPTEFVTLMCLMVGTQFLVNSLFVAVFAALRSDRPIWKVWYEYCFNALLMFLTGGFLAAIIIKALDNLEPVLIAVALGVAVVVFLTYRRYIEELKSSSAKAEQSERDRAEQAERHIEELQHYIREQEKTSGELRESREKYRHAAFHDQLTDLPNRSLFIETLKFLLEKFKHTPNRTFAVLSLDLNRFKTINESLGHSVGDRLISHVAKRLTSMIRENDLVARFSGDAFGIILSNIRMADDAVQFAQLIHRRIQKPFTIAGRQVFTDASIGISICNVTYEDAEDILRDADIAMYHAKENDKDHIVFDQTMHLRAVTLLQLETDLRSAIERNELSVFYQPIVDLATMKLNGFEALMRWNHPQRGIIPPSEFIPVAEETGLIVPLTLWILQKACAQTVEWQNRDPENASLMISVNLSGKHFAHSDMVEQVRRIIVETTINPATLKLEITESAVMENAETAIALLKNLRALGLQLSIDDFGTGYSSFSYLHRFPIDMLKVDRSFVGSMEDGTENGEIVRTVIALGKTLGLNIVAEGIETIHQLHQLRILGCEYGQGYLFSRPVPVDEATTVLDDKSRWQNIIPDNNPAVVAQNREFSRLRLAK, from the coding sequence GTGACAGCAAAAGAAAAAGTAAACGAAGCACTCTTGTGGACGACGGTCGCGCTTGGCGCCGCTGCTCTTGCGTTTGCGATCGTTCGATTTCCGTTTTCAATCGTCGACAACCGCTTTCTGTGGTTCACAGCCGCCGCGATCGTGCTGACGACGTTTCTCCAGGTTCAGCTGCCGCGAACCAAGATTCACTTTACGATCTCCGATTCTGTGATATTCGTCGCGCTTTTGCTTTACGGCGGCGAGGTCGGCATTGTCGTCGCGGCCGTCGAATCGGTTTACACATCGCTCAATCTCAAGCGGAAGGGCGTCCCGATCGGATTGCGAACGTTGCTTTTGAATTGCTCGATCGCCTCCGTCGCGACTCTCGTCACCGTAATCGTCGCACGCACGGTTTTTCCGAGCATCAAGTCCGCGTCGCAAACAACGACACCGACCGAGTTCGTGACTCTGATGTGTCTGATGGTCGGAACTCAATTTCTGGTCAACTCGTTGTTCGTCGCGGTGTTTGCCGCGCTCCGCTCTGACAGGCCGATCTGGAAGGTTTGGTACGAGTATTGTTTCAATGCGCTGCTGATGTTCCTCACTGGCGGATTTCTGGCGGCGATCATCATCAAAGCTCTCGATAATCTTGAGCCGGTCCTGATCGCGGTCGCTCTCGGCGTGGCGGTAGTTGTCTTCCTTACATACCGGCGCTACATCGAGGAGCTTAAATCGTCGTCGGCGAAAGCAGAGCAATCAGAACGGGATCGAGCCGAGCAGGCTGAGCGTCATATCGAGGAGTTGCAGCACTACATCCGGGAACAGGAAAAAACCAGCGGCGAATTGCGCGAAAGCCGCGAGAAATATCGCCATGCCGCGTTTCACGATCAGCTGACGGACCTTCCGAATCGCAGTTTGTTTATCGAAACGCTCAAGTTCTTGCTCGAGAAATTCAAGCACACGCCGAATCGAACCTTCGCGGTGCTTTCACTCGACCTCAACCGGTTCAAGACGATCAACGAAAGTCTCGGTCATTCGGTCGGAGATCGGCTGATCTCTCACGTCGCGAAAAGGCTCACGTCGATGATTCGCGAGAACGATCTCGTCGCTCGGTTCAGCGGAGACGCCTTCGGGATCATCCTAAGCAATATAAGGATGGCCGACGATGCGGTTCAGTTCGCACAGTTGATCCATCGCCGGATCCAAAAGCCATTCACGATCGCCGGCCGCCAGGTGTTCACGGATGCGAGCATCGGAATCTCGATCTGCAACGTGACGTATGAGGATGCGGAAGATATTCTGCGTGACGCCGACATCGCTATGTATCACGCCAAGGAGAACGACAAGGATCACATCGTCTTCGATCAAACGATGCATCTGCGCGCCGTGACGCTCCTCCAGCTCGAAACCGACCTTCGGTCCGCGATCGAGCGAAACGAACTCTCGGTCTTTTATCAACCGATCGTTGATTTGGCGACGATGAAACTTAACGGCTTCGAAGCGCTGATGCGTTGGAACCATCCGCAGCGCGGAATCATTCCGCCTTCCGAGTTCATTCCCGTTGCAGAGGAAACCGGTCTGATCGTGCCGCTGACGCTCTGGATTCTCCAAAAAGCCTGTGCCCAGACGGTCGAATGGCAAAACCGGGATCCGGAAAACGCCTCGTTGATGATAAGCGTCAACCTTTCGGGCAAGCACTTTGCCCATAGCGATATGGTTGAACAAGTCCGTCGCATAATTGTCGAAACGACGATCAACCCGGCGACGCTGAAACTCGAGATCACCGAGAGCGCCGTTATGGAAAACGCCGAAACGGCGATCGCGCTTTTGAAGAATCTGCGCGCGCTCGGCCTGCAGCTTTCGATCGACGACTTCGGCACCGGTTACTCATCTTTCAGCTATCTGCACCGATTCCCCATCGATATGCTGAAAGTCGACCGCTCGTTCGTCGGGTCGATGGAGGACGGAACCGAGAATGGCGAGATCGTGCGAACGGTCATCGCGCTCGGCAAGACACTCGGTTTGAACATCGTGGCCGAAGGCATCGAGACGATCCACCAACTGCATCAGCTTCGGATTCTCGGTTGCGAATACGGCCAGGGCTACCTCTTCTCGCGCCCGGTTCCGGTCGACGAAGCGACGACGGTTCTCGACGACAAGTCCCGTTGGCAGAACATTATTCCCGACAATAACCCGGCGGTCGTAGCCCAAAACCGCGAGTTTTCGAGGTTGAGACTGGCCAAGTGA
- a CDS encoding citrate synthase (catalyzes the formation of citrate from acetyl-CoA and oxaloacetate): protein MSTGTETTAAAAGLRGVVAAQSSIGDVDGENGILIYQGYNIHDLAEHSTFEEVIFLLWNGRLPKQDELDDLKAQFRANSGVPSEVVAMLKSFPKDASPMDVLRTTVSALGFYDKAGHGTDREAAVKTAVKLTAQMGTIVAAWERIRNGDEIVAPDPSLGIAENFLYMMRGERAEADEVRIFDIALILHADHELNASTFTTRVVSGTLADMYGAVTAGIAALAGPLHGGANTNVMKMLLEIGDLSKVDSWLDAALEAKRKIMGIGHAVYKTEDPRATWLRRFSRELGEKKGVTKWYEMSRRIEELMLEKKHMHPNVDFYSASAYYLMDIPLDQYTPIFAVSRISGWTGHILEQYANNKLIRPRAEYIGGRDLVYVPMNER from the coding sequence ATGAGTACAGGAACAGAAACAACCGCCGCAGCCGCCGGACTGAGGGGCGTGGTTGCCGCGCAGAGCTCAATCGGGGATGTTGACGGCGAGAACGGGATCTTGATCTATCAGGGTTACAATATCCACGATCTTGCGGAACATTCGACGTTCGAGGAAGTGATCTTCCTGCTTTGGAACGGACGTTTGCCGAAGCAGGATGAGCTCGATGACCTCAAGGCTCAGTTTCGGGCAAATTCGGGAGTTCCTTCGGAAGTCGTTGCAATGCTGAAGTCGTTTCCAAAGGACGCGAGTCCGATGGATGTACTGCGTACAACGGTCTCCGCGCTTGGATTTTACGACAAGGCCGGACATGGAACTGATCGCGAGGCAGCAGTCAAGACCGCGGTCAAACTGACGGCTCAAATGGGGACGATCGTCGCCGCTTGGGAGCGTATTCGCAACGGCGACGAGATTGTCGCGCCCGACCCGTCGCTCGGCATCGCCGAGAACTTTCTGTATATGATGCGTGGCGAGCGCGCCGAAGCGGACGAAGTTCGGATCTTCGACATCGCGCTGATTCTGCACGCCGACCACGAACTGAACGCTTCGACCTTCACGACGCGCGTTGTCTCGGGAACTCTGGCTGATATGTACGGTGCCGTCACCGCCGGGATCGCGGCGCTTGCCGGACCGCTCCACGGCGGAGCGAACACGAACGTGATGAAGATGTTGCTTGAGATCGGCGACCTGTCGAAGGTTGACTCTTGGCTGGATGCCGCGCTTGAGGCGAAACGCAAGATTATGGGAATCGGCCACGCGGTGTACAAGACGGAAGACCCGCGCGCCACCTGGCTACGGAGATTCTCCCGTGAATTGGGCGAGAAGAAAGGCGTCACGAAGTGGTACGAGATGTCGCGGCGCATCGAGGAACTGATGCTCGAAAAGAAACATATGCATCCGAACGTCGATTTCTATTCGGCCTCAGCCTATTACCTGATGGATATTCCGCTCGATCAGTACACGCCGATCTTCGCCGTGTCGCGCATTTCGGGTTGGACGGGACATATCCTTGAACAGTACGCGAACAACAAGTTGATCCGTCCGCGGGCCGAGTACATCGGCGGCCGCGATCTTGTTTATGTTCCGATGAACGAACGCTGA
- a CDS encoding S9 family peptidase encodes MKAPVAKKVPKVLKIHGYEIVDNYAWMRDRNDKKDPEVIKYLEENNAYTDHFMNPHKSFADGLYNEMLGRIKQTDMSVPYRIGDYWYFTTTEEGKQYPTYLRSRTKDLKNPEVLIDQNEMAKGFKYFAIGEFSVSEDGNFLAFSTDTTGYRQYSLQIKDLRSGGLLPNKIERVTSAEWSNDGKYLFIGQEDAVSKRSDKVWRHEIASNKNELIYEDKDLLFNVGVGKSRDKKMLFIASFAKTMREYRYLAAENPTGDWKVVSPRREGHEYSADFDNGEFFITTNKNAENFKVVRAPAADPSEANWKDYIPYNPAVKIEGISFFKDHAVVSEVENGLEYLKVMDSKTRRAALRIPTPESVYTMGLGGNPEYDIEAVRYTYSSMITPNSTYEFNLKTRKSELLKQQEIPSGYDKTKYETKRVWAVARDGVKVPVSIVWKKGTKLDGSAPMLLYAYGSYGFSMTPNFSTARLSLVDRGMIYGIAHIRGGSELGETWRQDGRMFKKLNTFYDFIDSSKWLIANKFTSADRLVIQGGSAGGLLMGGVMNMSPETFKAAIVQVPFVDVMNTMLDDTLPLTTEEWIEWGNPNEKEAWDYMIKYSPYDNVKAQNYPNMLIEVSLNDSQVPYWEGAKFAARVRELKTDRNIVLLKTNMGAGHGGSSGRYDRLKEVAFEYAYALSQVGITK; translated from the coding sequence ATGAAAGCACCCGTTGCAAAAAAAGTACCGAAGGTCCTGAAGATCCACGGTTACGAGATCGTCGACAACTACGCGTGGATGCGCGACCGAAATGACAAAAAAGACCCGGAAGTGATCAAATATCTTGAGGAGAACAACGCCTACACGGATCATTTTATGAATCCGCACAAGAGCTTTGCCGATGGTCTTTACAATGAAATGCTCGGCCGGATCAAACAGACCGATATGAGCGTCCCCTATCGCATCGGCGACTATTGGTATTTCACGACGACCGAAGAAGGGAAACAGTATCCGACGTATTTGCGGAGCAGGACGAAAGATCTCAAGAACCCAGAGGTGCTGATCGACCAGAACGAAATGGCCAAGGGGTTTAAATACTTCGCGATCGGTGAATTCTCGGTTAGTGAAGACGGAAACTTTCTTGCTTTCTCGACCGACACGACCGGGTATCGGCAATACTCGCTCCAGATCAAGGACCTTCGCAGCGGCGGACTGCTGCCGAACAAGATCGAACGCGTGACGAGCGCCGAATGGTCGAATGATGGAAAGTACCTCTTCATCGGCCAGGAAGATGCCGTTTCGAAGCGCTCCGACAAAGTCTGGCGGCACGAGATCGCGTCCAACAAGAATGAACTGATCTACGAAGACAAGGATCTGCTGTTCAATGTCGGAGTCGGGAAATCCCGCGACAAAAAGATGCTGTTCATTGCCTCGTTCGCGAAAACGATGCGCGAGTATCGATACTTGGCGGCCGAGAATCCGACCGGCGACTGGAAAGTCGTCTCGCCGCGCCGCGAAGGCCACGAGTATTCGGCAGATTTCGACAATGGCGAATTTTTCATCACGACCAACAAAAACGCCGAGAACTTCAAGGTTGTACGGGCGCCGGCCGCAGATCCTTCCGAGGCGAACTGGAAAGACTACATTCCGTACAATCCGGCGGTGAAGATCGAAGGAATTTCATTCTTCAAGGATCACGCCGTCGTTTCGGAGGTCGAGAACGGACTCGAGTATCTGAAGGTGATGGATAGCAAGACGCGCCGCGCCGCGCTCCGCATTCCGACCCCGGAAAGTGTTTATACGATGGGGCTTGGCGGAAATCCCGAATACGACATCGAAGCCGTCCGATACACCTATTCTTCGATGATCACGCCGAATTCGACCTATGAGTTCAACCTCAAGACCCGCAAGAGCGAACTGCTGAAACAGCAGGAAATTCCTTCGGGATATGACAAGACGAAATATGAGACGAAACGCGTCTGGGCCGTCGCGCGCGACGGAGTGAAGGTGCCCGTTTCGATCGTTTGGAAAAAGGGAACGAAGCTCGACGGCTCGGCGCCGATGCTTCTTTACGCATATGGATCATACGGATTTTCGATGACGCCAAACTTCTCGACCGCGCGTTTGAGCCTCGTCGACCGGGGTATGATCTACGGCATCGCGCATATCCGCGGCGGTTCCGAACTCGGCGAGACATGGCGACAGGACGGTCGTATGTTCAAGAAACTGAACACGTTCTACGATTTCATAGACTCTTCGAAATGGCTCATCGCGAACAAGTTCACGTCGGCCGACCGGCTTGTGATCCAAGGCGGCAGCGCCGGCGGATTGTTGATGGGCGGCGTGATGAATATGTCGCCCGAAACGTTCAAGGCGGCGATAGTCCAGGTCCCTTTCGTCGATGTTATGAACACGATGCTTGACGATACTCTGCCGCTGACGACCGAGGAGTGGATCGAATGGGGAAATCCGAACGAAAAGGAAGCGTGGGATTATATGATCAAGTACTCCCCGTATGACAACGTCAAAGCGCAGAACTACCCGAATATGTTGATCGAGGTCTCGCTCAACGACAGCCAGGTTCCGTATTGGGAAGGCGCGAAGTTCGCCGCTCGGGTTCGCGAGCTGAAGACCGATAGAAACATCGTTCTTCTCAAGACGAATATGGGCGCTGGCCACGGCGGTTCGAGCGGTCGTTACGACCGTTTGAAGGAAGTCGCGTTCGAGTACGCTTATGCGCTGAGCCAGGTCGGCATCACGAAGTAG